Below is a genomic region from Strix aluco isolate bStrAlu1 chromosome 14, bStrAlu1.hap1, whole genome shotgun sequence.
CCTCCTGCTCATTGCGGGGGGGGGGTTGTCCCTCCCTGGGCCCAAACCCAGAgcccacggggctgggggggtgcggGTTTGCCTCCGGGGGGGGCAGGGCTCCCTCTGGGCAGCTGTGGAGGGGGAGTGCAggtcctgcctcctcctcctcctccccttccctcccaacAGGCTGTAATGCTTctgcctgctttgtttttttttttctttttacccaaGGGAAGCTGCCTCcaggtcccctctgcccccccccccccccccgagctggGAAGTGGCTCAGTATGAAGCAGAGACCCTTCAGCAGCCCCCACGCATGCAAAATCCAGGCTCTTGCTGCAAAcctgcctgcagcacccacagcaaACCGCTTCGGCAGCGCCTGCTCACCCCTCTGCTGGAAGCACCGAGCCTTTGCCTGCCTGTGTTCTCCTGTAGGTCCCACACTGAATGGCTGGCTGTGTGTTAAATGgcgctttttttcccctgttcctgCCCAGTCCTCTGTTCCTGGACACTTCGGGGATCTGGTGGCAGGACCCGCCGTCCTTGGCAGCAGGAGAGGCGTCCTGGGCTGTGAGCGAGGCGGCGGCTCTGCGGGGAGCTGCGGGTGACGACTCGGACCTGAGCTGCCTGGAGAGGGACAGCACGGAGGAGCTGGTTGTGCCCGACCCAGTGAGTGCCCAGCTGAGTGGGGAGTCAATTTTCCCTGTTTCTCTGAGGAAATGGGAAACTTTTTTACACCTCTCTTCAAGtgcttccaaaaataaaaaataagaataatcaTGGGCCCCTGATGTTAAAATCCCTGAGTTGAGAAGCTGGAGATTGAATTGTCACTCTCACGCTGCTTGGCTTTCACTGCCGAGGCATCTGCCTGGCTGAGCGGGGGTAAATGGCTCCTGTTTGTCACCAGCTTAAATCTCCGGTCCCCTCCAGCGgctctggtgctgctggggcaCCTCTGCTTCGCAAATATTTACCTAGTTTTTTCTCCCCAGTGGAGCTGGGAGTAGAATTCCCCTTTTGTGGGACAGGCTGttgtccccccctgcccccccccgcctttgTCCCCAGCAtgggggaaggggctgctggcTGTGCAGCACTACAATGTCCCAGCCCAGGGTGGGGGTGTCGCTGCTCCGGGTGCTGCTCACGCAAGTCTTGGTTTGGGTTTCAGGAGCTGGAGGCCATCAAAGCCAGAGTGcgggagatggagagggaggaTGAGAGGCTGAAGGAGTTGCAGCTGGAAGCTGAGAGTCACCTCATCATGAGCTCGAAGGCAGGTACGGGCTGTccctgggtgctgctgtcccccccccccaggggcaCCTCTGGGCCACAGGGTGGCAACTGGAGCCAGAGCACGTGATGGCCACGTGGACTGGACACGTAAGGTGGGTGAGGGATGGGGTCCCAGGCATGGCTTGGTGCTCGTGCAGGTTGTAGCCACTCTTACCTTCTACCTGTGCAGGCCAAGCTgcagtaaattaatttaattaaatttaattcagtTAAGTAATTAAGTTTATCACCAACAGCCTCAGTAAAGCAGTTACCCtgtgggtttgtggggttttttgtgaagAGAGAGGGGGCAAAGggatggaggagggggaggcggcAGTGTGGGAGTTTGGGTATGTCTGGATGTGACCATGGGCCTGAGGAGCTTTGCATGGACAGACGTCCCCCTGGTAGAGCATTTCCATGGCTCTGTGTCATGACAAAGCAGCCCTTGTCTCTGCAGGTCTCTTCCCAAAGACAACCGAGGAGAAGATGGAGGTTGACCAGCGATCCATCTACGTGGGCAACGTAAGTGGGAGACCCTGGAGCAGAGCCCACCTCGCTGCTCCTGGCCCAGCGGGACATATGTCTGAGATCCCTGGCACAGGTGTCCATCTGCCCCCCACGGAAGGCTGGCTGGTCCCATCCCAAATGCTTCTCCTCTGCCCAGCCCAGACTGGGAATGTGGCTCAGCATCTGCCCATGATCCTCAGCCACTTGCAGATAATCTGTTGCAAGTGTCAGCTCCCCAAAATACCCCGCTGGAAGCTGCAGGTTGTGCGGTGCTGCCTGTTCCCTCAAAGCAGGGGGGAGCTGTCTCCTGGATTTGGGTTTCCAGGCGGGAGCATTCAGCTGGAAGAGTCTCCTGAACCTCAGGAGATGAAAAAGTTGTGGTGGCAAGTTGTGAGTGGGGTCAGGTGGCCCCTTTGCCTTTAGTGGTGGTGTGTGAATGCAGACCTCCGAGCCGGGGGGGGCTGGCGCTGCCGTTGCAGGTGGATTACGGGGGCACGGCAGAAGAGCTGGAGTCTCACTTCAACAGCTGTGGGCAGATCAACCGAGTGACCATCCTCTGCGACAAGTTCTCGGGGCATCCCAAAGGGTCAGTGCTGTGTGGGGGGGGCTGGGTTGGGGTGTTGAGGgtgctgctctgtgctccccAGCCTTTGGGAGCAGCGGGGTGTCCATGGGGCTCTGCTCACCCCGTCCCCCCGCAGGTACGCCTACATCGAGTTCAAGGAGAAGAGCTCAGTGAAGGCTGCAGTGGAGCTGGACGAGAGCGTGTTCAGAGGCCGGGTCGTGAAGGTAAGAGCTGGATGAGGCCCTGGGGGGCTGCATCCTCCCGTGCCACCCCCGTGTGCGTGGGGCTGTGCCAAAACCCAGCACCAGCTGAGCCACTGCCTGCCTTCCAGGTGCTGCCCAAGAGGACCAACATGCCGGGCATCAGCACCACCGACCGCGGGGGCTACCGGGGCCGTTTCCGAGCCCGGGGTGGGCTGGCCCAGCGCGGGGGCTACTATGGAGGGCAGCACCCAAGGGTGCGAGGGAGGACGTACaggtgagtggctgggtggggggTTTCCTTGTGTATTTGGGTCAAGATCCCTGCAGAGCAGGGTGTCCCCAGGATGGGGGTAGCTGCCCCTCGCTCTGGTTGTGCTCAGCTTCTCCCACCCTGGCACAGACGGGAGGTTGGAGAAGGGCTCTGACAGGAGCATCCTCCTGGAGACCTGTGCTAGAAACGTCTCCTGCCCATCGCATGCTGTTAACATCACCCCGGTGTTGGTGGGGTGGGCAGGAGCTTTCTGGCTGCTCCAGCTGGGACACGAGCACCTCGGGGGGACTGTGGGGAGCCGGGAGGGGGAAGGACTGAAGTGAGCAGCCAGCGATGGCACAGCAGAGCCATCCACGCTGCTGTCCCGGCATCCCTCGCGTCCCCAGCGCAGGCCTGGAGCTATTCTCCAACACACCTCCTGCTGCTCGCGCGTCCCTGAGCTCGCTGTGGATTAGCTTCACTGATGCGGCCCCTTCGgtgctgcaggaggaaaaaagcaccTGGAAATCTGCTGCTGTCCCCTTGTCCCTGCAGGGATTTAGCGGGTGGGGGGCAGGCATTGCACTCCCAGCCTGACCAGAGCTGTGCCTTAGGGCTCCCCCATCTTTTTGGGGGTTCAGTCTAGGTTAGTGGGGGCAGAAGGGTGAATCCCAGCTCTTGGAGGGGTGAAGGAGCAGGTAGCTGTGCTTTTTTTGGCACAGCTGAGCGATGCCCCTGTGCTTTAGGAtgctggttttgttcttgtttagGGGTCGGGCAAAGCTGCTGCCTTGGTATTTTCCGTACTAGAAATGACTGGACTGCCCTGGTGATGCCAACGGGACTGAAATGAGGAGATGAGATTggagagatttaaaaatatgCCTACCCAAGccaaaaaaagattaatttttaaaatgccatctgCCTGGCCGTGAGGATTACTGGTGAGGCAGCCGTGCGCCGGGCTGCGGGAGGGAAGACTTGATCCACTCCACCCGCACGTGGGATCCCTGCCAGCGTCCCAGGAGGGGCTCACCT
It encodes:
- the PABPN1L gene encoding embryonic polyadenylate-binding protein 2, which codes for MKQRPFSSPHACKIQALAANLPAAPTANRFGSACSPLCWNPLFLDTSGIWWQDPPSLAAGEASWAVSEAAALRGAAGDDSDLSCLERDSTEELVVPDPELEAIKARVREMEREDERLKELQLEAESHLIMSSKAGLFPKTTEEKMEVDQRSIYVGNVDYGGTAEELESHFNSCGQINRVTILCDKFSGHPKGYAYIEFKEKSSVKAAVELDESVFRGRVVKVLPKRTNMPGISTTDRGGYRGRFRARGGLAQRGGYYGGQHPRVRGRTYR